Proteins from one Betaproteobacteria bacterium genomic window:
- a CDS encoding racemase — protein MTLRIWHQSFTVLSDLPAYEAALAAHFRRVARADTEVVMHGMRPGTYETEYPGIDIRHHVAQHLHAGQFIAAALAAERQGFDAFAIMSIPDVGLPESRQVVDIPVVAYGESAMLTACMLGARFGVITFIEDFPELIAANVERYGLSSRCAASRPAGFGFHDVLAGFANPAPLIERFTAAARALIREGADVIIPGEAPLNVLLALNGINRVDDCPVMDSIGATIKMAESLVDLRRATGVMQSRKGYFRRRPPRERVDELMRFYGLDRHGPP, from the coding sequence CCCGCCTACGAGGCGGCCTTGGCGGCCCATTTCCGGCGCGTCGCAAGGGCCGACACCGAAGTCGTGATGCACGGCATGCGGCCCGGCACCTACGAGACCGAATATCCGGGGATAGACATCCGCCATCATGTTGCGCAGCACTTGCACGCCGGTCAGTTCATCGCCGCCGCGCTAGCGGCCGAGCGCCAGGGGTTCGACGCGTTCGCGATCATGAGCATCCCCGACGTGGGTCTGCCGGAGTCACGGCAAGTGGTCGACATTCCGGTCGTCGCTTACGGCGAAAGCGCGATGCTCACCGCCTGCATGCTCGGCGCCCGTTTCGGCGTCATCACCTTCATCGAGGACTTTCCCGAGCTCATCGCCGCGAACGTCGAGCGCTACGGTCTGAGCAGCCGTTGCGCCGCGTCCCGGCCAGCTGGATTCGGCTTTCACGACGTGTTGGCGGGCTTCGCGAATCCCGCACCGCTGATCGAGCGCTTCACCGCCGCTGCCCGAGCGTTGATCCGCGAAGGGGCCGACGTGATCATTCCGGGGGAGGCGCCGCTCAACGTGCTGCTTGCCCTGAACGGCATCAATCGGGTCGACGATTGCCCGGTGATGGACTCGATCGGAGCGACCATCAAGATGGCCGAGTCGCTCGTCGACCTGCGCCGCGCCACCGGCGTGATGCAAAGCAGGAAGGGTTATTTCCGCCGCCGGCCGCCGCGCGAGCGCGTGGACGAGCTGATGCGCTTCTACGGGCTCGACCGGCACGGCCCGCCCTGA